One Gossypium hirsutum isolate 1008001.06 chromosome A08, Gossypium_hirsutum_v2.1, whole genome shotgun sequence genomic window, ATCTGTCAAAAATCTTAACTTTAGTGTTCTTGgttatttattttgtttctaGTTGTTTAGCTTAACATTTTTCCAagtaaaaatcaaaactttaatctttttattgagtTTTATGTCAATCGCTTTCATGGTTGCTTCCTTGATGTTTGTTAGCTTAAAAATGGACATGGGTAACTAAACCCTATGGGGGTTGATTGATGGAAATATGGGTAACATAATTTCTGGGTTAGGAACTAAATTGCAATAAATTGGactaaaaacttaggattgacacCCCTAAGGGTAAATCAAGACAAGTGATCGAGAGGTAATCTTATTAGGCACCAATTCATTAGTCCCAGGTTAGTCGGGTGAGATCGAGAAATAAACTagactaatttgtctaatttggtaaaattgagacCAATAGGTAAAATGGAGCCACTTTAGGAGTTCAAgcaatttagatccctaatttGATTACTAATGAACCACATTGAAGTCAACCAACCACCGTTCATATTTGATTGGATAGGTTTATAACTTTGCATGcttcacgatttagtccttttgttaagtagttaattaattagtttaattaaactcaaattcatGGTTTGTCATACTATGCTATCTAGCGACTAGTTGTTTAGACTCTTTATTTGCATGTTTGTAGCTAGAATTCACTCAATCACCAAGTCCTATAAGTTTGATCCTCGAAGTACTCTTGTACCCTGttgtataaattatatttcaaCTGACTTGCCACACTTGTAGACACCGCACGTAGTATTTCTTATTTGATTGTTGTATTAGTATTGATTCTCGCTCAGCCATGGTGTCCACACGTTGGAGGCTAGCGAGGCGGTCGaacaatataaaagaaaataaaataattaaaatatatatttttaaatttttatataggAGATCGGTCTGTTATTGGTTGGAACTTTTTTTAAAGGATATAACATTTTGGTGTAAAATGGGTAATGAAAGAATAGTTTAGGTATTACTtaggagaaaaaaaaattaaggtacTAACTTGGAAAAATGGTATAGTTTAAGTACTAATTTGTAGGTtaagcatttttttttaaatagacttaagaAGTTGACTAACATTGGACTATTGGAGATATCGGATTGCTCATTGTAAGTACTGGTCATGTCTATTCTTTTTGTTAGACAATACCTAGAACTACCCAAAGCCCCTCTCCAAcacataaataaaaggataatgcgctcaacacactcgaactcacgtcctcctaCTTGGCAACAATGTCATGCCAATTGAGCTAAATCTAAATCGACATGAATGTTAGCTTTCAATCATGTTAAGATAGATTTTAAATATCACTTATGCTATGTCAGGTTggagtatttttttttacatgttttattcACGAGTTAGGTATAAATTAATTACAATTAGTAATTTTTAGCAACACACATAACTTGTTTGTGACaaagagagattttttttttattattttgaagagatcttatttattttataagaGTTCTTACTCATCAttctaatttcacatttaaatttttattctttattttatatctaacttTTTTAACACATGTATTGAATAAGCCTTTTCCTTGTGTTATTATACTAGTAacaaacttcttctttttttaaaggATTAATATACCATTTGGTATCTATATTtgacttcaatgttcaatttgatacctaAACTAAATAATATCATGTGGcccaataaatatttgacatatgcgctttagtaaaaaaatatagataCTCAATTTGGACAAAAGCAAACTCATGTACCAAATAAAACATTGAAGTCAAACTTAGGTACTTGTAtaggacaaaaaaaaaacttaattatcaaattaaacattgaagtcaaactcaaataccaaattaaaacataaaaaaaacttaaataccaaattaaatattaaaattaaatataagtacGATATAGTATATTAacgttgttatttatttttttcatagtaGTTCAGATTCATTCTTTtaacccttttttctttctttatttgtttcttgtCTTCCTTGCTTAATAATTAGAAATGGGTTTTCAGAGTTAATCATTAAATCCTATAACTTTACATGTTTTTACCTTTCATTTTCTTAacatgtgattttagaaaaaaaaatttaagttgaaAAACTAATAAAATGCTGACTTTACCATCTACAATTGTTTTTATTTCCTTCAAtatttcttcatttttattttgcacCAACAGTTTTTCAATCACCAAATTGATACATTTTATTCGAAATATGCGCTGCCTGGAAGCAACTGTGGGGCTGCAGCAATGCTTCATGACCAAGCAGCACTTTTGTTTCAAACTATTGGCATTGCTGCACGGCCATGCATTCAGTCCCACGAGGTTGTTTAAACAgttcaaatcaagaaaataaattaaagcaTCAGTTTAGAGAGAGATTTTAAAACGATTGATTTAAAAATTAGTCCGAATCGATTGAaccaaataaaaagttaattgaattaaactatttaaagatttatttattttttaaaattaattaaatgttgacatgtttttcacatatatgtcatatcaacaaagttaacaaacgtttaactttttcatttattttgaggtgcttagacaaaaaaatacaaatttaaagactaaaatagcaaaaaataaataaatagagggctaaaataatttttttttgtaaaattggaaggtaaaaaaaatcattatgcctatattaaataatttcacaagCAAAATTGGGGTTTGACAAGTTtacatataataaaaagaaatttaaaaatataaaaatattaaataaatggaACACGTgggaaatttataattttatttatagaatTAAAAGTAGTACTCACCCATACAAAAATGGGTGAAAATGtgcttaagaaaaaaaacaaaagatattAAGGTAAGAAGATACAATCTTACATTTACGTATTCCGGGATTCAAATTTTGTCATCCCCTTTCCCTTTTTCAATACTATAATGATAAAAAGATTgcattcatggatgattttttaacTACTTAATAATTGAAACACTGGAGTGGAGTATGAACTTAATATGATTTTCATacataataatttaccaaaataaagtTCACTGTCTGGACTGATAACTAAGTGATGACAAGAtgttaaatacaaaaatttagtCACTGGTTTTTTAACTAACActacaccaccaccaccaccaccggcAGCTATGCTTCTTAAACCCCATCTCAGAAAACAGGACGGGAAGGACAGCACCAACCTTCAATTTTGCTTCTTGTTCTTAGCAGCTGCATGCTGTTGAGGCTCCCACCCGGACATATGCTGACTGACACCAGGGCCAATCTGATCTTGAACGCGCTCCGACCTGGGTGTGTGCTGCAATGCAGATGTTTCATTGACATGTTTCACTCCTTCGGTTCGTGAATTCACGATAGGAGGAACCATGGTGTTCCCCATGAAAACGTTCTCCATTCTCTGATGATGCAAGGGAACTGGTTGGTGAAAAAACTGATTAGTGTTTGGCTGCAATGGAACAGGAGCAGTTGAAGATGTTTCCAATGGGCTGCTAACAAAAGGCATGCCAACACTAGCTACATTGTGCCTAGATAGAAGACCAGAGTTAAAGTTAATCCCCGTCACCCGCTTAACTGTTTCTTCAGCCATTTTTACCTGAAAATTTCAAGTATAACAATCAACAGGATAGGCACGGAATTAAAGTTGCATCAATCGGCATCAATAGTGATTCatagaaaaaaagtaaaatagcTACAACCAACCGCAGCAGTTTCAGGCATAAAAGATGCAAGACTGTGCTTCACAGTTTGCAACGGTCCAAACACTGACATTAACATCTGATGTCCAACAAGGTAACTCcagtgtaattatgtaaatttcAGAGAGACATTCAAATCATAAataatttcaagtatattaacagtCAGAACACACCATAGAACTGAGTGTCAGTACTGGACAAGTCCAGCAGATCCCTGAAATGGAGCATATACAGATCACCAAAACCAAATTAATCTCCCTTCACCGAGAGAATTGCAGCTACTAAATTCTGAAAGCTCATTttctatttaatcctttaatcctAGATTAAGGAAAATGAATTACCCATGGCTTTTCAGAATTTGACTGACTAATCTTCACAAACTTCATGATGTCACAATAACATATTCTCCTGTCATTTATATGGAAGTAAATTTTGAACTTTCAGCAGGAACCATAAGTCAAACTAACTGAAGAATAACTGGACCAAAGTAAGAAAAGGCAAATTAGGCAATGGTGATGATGACGAACTGATGCTGATGGTTTACCTTTGCTCTTAATGTTTCTATATCAGCCTTCAGAATTCTATTGTCCACAGCAGCTTCGTCATACTTGTGATTCGTGTCAGTGAGACTCTTGAGTAATGTAGAATGTTCAACTCTTAGTTGGCCAACCTAGAAAAAATCACTTACAggattaaaaataacaataaaacaaactGCACCAGACCATTAAGGGGTAGGAGGAATGATGTAGTAAAACCTGCGCTTCAAGTTCATTCATATGTGCTTGCTTTCTTCTCCTTGAGCGTCTAGCTGATTCTCGATTTGACCGCATTCTGAGCCATCCACAATATACCAATTAATTCAGGGCAATTTTGTGATTTCATCACCAAATCAAAGATTGAATTTAGTGAGAATTTACTAATTCACATGTCTAGTAGTGAGATAAGTAATTACTGCTTAGAATGTTTGTGCTTTAAACCAATATATTGATTTaagaaaacacaaaaagaaaaatccCTGAGCCAATAGCTGAGATTAATTCTTGAAAAAGACAACAGAACTATGTTCGACTAAGAGGTATAGAATTGTAAGTTGAAGCTCTATTTGCAATATAACTATTTGATCTTTTTGAAGATAAGAAATTAGTTCTTATAGCTATTACTTAAAAGAGATGCTAGTCTTTTTAATTAggataaaaagaagagaaaaggaaaTCAAACATGTTAAGCGAAAGAGAATAAATAACAGAAAGCATCTCAAACTCCTCAAAACAATCAATAATACAAGTCAAAAATAGAAAACATGATTACCTCCTTGCGCGTTTTGCATCAGCCGGATCCATGTTGTCAGTAGTTTCAGTATCTCTAAGTTCATCATCATCTGAATCTTCTCCTGATGACACACTTGTTGTTTGCCTCATTTGTACCTTTGATTTTGTCTGTGTAGTAGACATAGCCAGGACTTCACTAGGTGTAGCATCTAGTTCACCCTGTCCTTGAGCCTTTGAGGAACCTACAATGGTAGAATTTGTATCAGCTAGTTACTATTATATGTAAAGCAGTCATTGAAAAAGGAGAACGAAATTAATGCAAGAAGAGCTCCAAAGATCTTTACAATATTTTCTACAGATTAGATATTAGGAAATGTGAAGAAAAAGAAGTAGGAAGGAAAATGGAGAAgtggagaaaaatgaaaaataaacagGATAATATTTCATTTCTTGTTTGAATGCCTATGTAAAGTTTATaagaaactaataaaaattatcaaatctaGTAAAGAAAATTAATTCCATTTTTATGTATCCCTCCATCTTTCTTCTCATATTCCTTTCCTTCACTCTTTCAGAACAAACATGAATCAAAGATTGAGTTACGTTGCACCTTGTGAAGACAGAAAACATTAGTAACTAGCAGTTATTATTTATTAGGAATAATCATGCATGATACGTGCAGGATGGCTCCAGTAAAAACTAAATGAAAAACAATGCTTCCCTATAGTTCACCAAGCAGCAAAAAAATCATTGATGTAGTTAACTTAAAGGATCCAAACTACAGAAACATTCATGTCATTCATTCTGCTACTATCTCACCCTCAACAAATCACAAACTAGATGAACTACATTTGATTCAAAACCATATAGACTTTTCATAGTATAGAAGGGGCTGACTGCCATCAGAAAAACTAAACCTGTTGAAGCAGTGCAGCCTCCTAATACAATGAAACATGCTTATGGGACAGAAACTGCTTATCTCCCAGTATAAGACTAGTGATCTTCCCAACTACACTCCAACTCCAATTGAATTTGAGTAAGGCAGATGCCTTTATCAGTTTGCCGAAATACAAGTATTCAGAGCAAATTTTTACAGAAATCCTAGCTCTCCTTCGATAAAAAACAtatattacaaataaaaattGACTCCCTTAAAAtctaactactgctcaggaataGAATTACCCCTTAGAACTAACATGAAATCGGCTCCTTAAAATTTGAAACGTAAggaaataactaaaattaatttacAGGGTTGCGTAAGTCGTATGCTTATATCACAGAAGTTGCATTCAAATATCAGAGTGAATAAGAAACGTGAACGGTCCTTCATCCTTACTCTAAACAAGTTCAATCTATTGCATTTGAGAAAAAAGGAAAGTCTAAAAAACTCGAATTCATTAAAAAGAACAAGTCAAATCAGAGGCATGCAAAGCAAAAGCTTACCTTGAATTTGGGATCTCGATTGAAGCGCTTGATCTTCAGCTTGCGCAGAGAAAACTTCTGCCTTAACAGATGATGcctgaataatatttatttttcagaaaaaataTCTAATATgacttataatatttaataataaatccaATTGGAAATCGAGATTGGAGAGAGAAGAATACACGAGAGAGAGCAACAGCTGCGCAGGCTTGATGGAGCTTGTCCTTGAGGATCGCGCGGTACTCATCCGAGTCAATCGAGAACGTCGGTGCCAGATCGGACGGCGGACTGTTATGATTCTGATTACCAGGTCTTTTGATCTCCAGCACGTCACCTTCACCATCGGCTTCTTCAGATTTCGAAACGGACGGCCGAGGTTCCGCCAAGGATGGACCGATCACACTCTCGTCCGAACGCGACACCGGGATCGCCCCGCCCGAACCAGAAAACTCTTCAATAAAATTGTCAAAAGCCCACTCCGATTGGCTTCGGCTCATCCCCGGCGGAGCCGCCCAAAAGGAGTCGGAGAAATCGTCAACTGAGAACTCAGTATGcatcgttttcagtgaaatccttttcccttctttttctccACAATGCAATTCGCCTTCCTCTCTCTTTCTTCCAGCTTgtttttatcatttaaaattataTGCGGGAACAAACAGAATATATCCACTAACATTCCACTggtcaaattttgattttagtccttttactatAATCAAACTAAAAAATTAGTTCATATATTATAATTCGACATAACTTTTTAATCTCTGTATTTTAGTAACATCATTAATTAATCcaagtatttatatattttaattaataaagtaGCGTAATAAGTTGAAAAacgtgtttttattaaaaatataagtcaattaaactaattgattaataaaattataaaagtaaaaagaaaataaaaccctTGAAGACTCGGGTTTGAGTAATTATGATGTGTGAATCTCCTTTTTACTTTGTGAATATGCCTTATATGAGTTGTGTTCGATTCGTTTTGAATTAGTCCTCATCCTCTTTGTATTGTATTGGTTGAAATCTATATTATTGTCCATggaacatatatttataccaatctTGTGATGTTTTTGAACTAGTGAAACTTTAAAAAGAATATACAGggataaaatcctaaatttgagCACAATAAAAAGTACCAAAACCATAATTTGATCAGTTCTTATAATTAATACACGTGTTAGTTAATAAATGGGTGGGGAGGGCGGCTATTGGTAGAAATTGGAACACTTGATGATGTGCGCGGGCTAAGACAGTAAAAAAGAGAAGATGGGAGCAAAAAGTGTAGTGTACGTATTAGGGAAAAGTTAAAAATAGGGCCCAGTCGGTGGGGAGTTTCAACTTTCAACTTGGGTTTGGGCAAAAAGTAAATAAAGATAGTAGCTGTCATTAACAATACAGAAAGAAAGCAAGACGATAGACCCAGTCATTTTACTGTACGGCTTCACACGTAACATCCTATTTCCCTATGTCTTAAGCAATGTATATTTTATCGTACCTTCGCTTTCAAACAAAACACTTTTCCCTGCCTTCTTACCGCCATGCCGACACGTCCGGCCTTTGGGCCGGTCGTTGTTAACATATCTccctttatttctctttttcgcTTTTTTTCCTACCCCTTTCCATAAAATAACCCAACTCTCTCCTTCCCTATGCCCTTTGACGCCGGAATGGAGGGAGAGAAACTCGACCACCTCGTGGCTTTCCACAACCTCTTTATCGAGTTGATCCCTTTTCTCCGATCGAGGATTCCTTCGGCCTATTTTTGCTACTGCTCTTGACAAGATTCGTCGTCGCAGACAACTACAAGCCTTTGCAAGCTCGAATATGGTGAAGCCGATCTAGTGAAACCAAATCCTTGTAGTTTGGTGACCGATGCTGGTAACCAAGGTTGTGGCATCCTTTTTATTAGTGGTCCTGACTCCTGATGGTCTCCATGGTCATGACGGCGCTTCTTCTACCCGATCTTGCTGCAGTCTCAGCTTTCCCTTAGTGGTGTTGGAGGCATGGCAACTTCCTTGTCTCTCAAGCATCTCCAATGGTCTTCTCCTCTCCCGCTATGGCTACTGGCGGCGGGTGGTGGGCAATTCGGCTAGGGTTTGGGCTTGGGTTAAACCCATTTATTGATTGCTTGATCTCTTGAGCTTATTTAGCCCATCTGCTTGTAATCTTAACTAGTGAAATGAAGTTCATatttctttgtaaaaaaaaaacttgtatatTTTAACCCCTCATACATTATAAAAGAATTTCAtcctcatatttttattttcaaaattttaacccctaaaaatTCTTATCTAATTAATAACTCTATTGAAATTTTACGTTATCTATTCTGACAtggaatttataaataaaataaggcTTTTAgaaggtaaaattttaaaagaaaaaatataaaaatctaaaatagtaacaatgttcttcatcttcttcttacaCCTTCCACCATACAATCGAAACGACAACCCAAAGACactccatcttcttcttcactGATCCTAAGTGTAGAAACCTTTGAAATTGAAaccttaaaattataataaaaaacatttaactcatttcattTGTTATAGTTTTTCATTGAAATCTCGAACTCATTTTCCAAAAACCCACACcaattttcttcatcttcttacACCTTCCACCAATATAATCTCTCTCATCTATTAAACctgaaaaaatataatatgtgGATGAACTTTCACAAATTTCGATTAAGGTAAGGAGGCTATAAATTGGGGATTTCGTCGATTAAAGGTTCTGAAGGAAATTTTCGATTTCAAAGTTAGGAATTTCGTGGGTCGTAAAGGCAACTGGAAATGAGTTAGGGATTTCGATAATAAAAAAcccataaaaattatattatcgaTCTCAAGGATTCTTGTAAGGTTTCAAATTTCATGGGAGACCAGTAGTAGATAAGAAGATGGAGTAAAGACAAAGCGATTTTTCGGGATGagattaagggtctgtttgataggGAGAAAATATTTTCCGAAATTGGTTTTCCCCATTTTCCAGTGTTTGATTGGaggaaaatatttttcttttggaaaaTCAATTCCGCAACACGGGAAAATCAACCCATAtttccggaaaatgtcttaccccttagaaatcggtaagacattttccacagCTCATCTATTCACCCTTGAAACCATTTCCACAGCTCCTCATCATCTCTGCCTCATCTTCTCTGCTATTGTTGCTAATTTTTAAGCTGTATCCACAACATTTGCGTTTTGTTTTACTGCCGACAGTCTTCCCTAACTCTATCTCCCCTCCTCCCTTTATTTTCCCAAATCCAAAATCAAGGCATCAAGCTACCTCCGTCCTCCACCGATCCACCTCCACCTGTCCACCTTCGGTCTACCTTCGGTCCTTCACCCAGTTCTAGAATCAAGCATTTAAGGGTTTGTTTATTCCCGAGTTGCCAACAAATTCGTATTTAAGGTAAGCTGTTTGTTTACTCGTTGATGTTCATAATTTGTTTgcattgtattttgattttttgggTAATAATATTGCTAATTTTAACTTTTGCTTTACTGCCTTACAGTCTTCCAAATCTCTAACCCTGTCGTGCCCTCCTACCTTTTTTTCCCAATTCCAAAATCAAGGTAATGTCTATGCCCTGAGAATGGTTTTTCATTGTGTCTTTAAGCTGTTTTATTCGCGTTGTATTTTGCATAAGGTAATGTCTGTGATGTTTAATTCTATCCTCTATTTGTCCTTTATATTGTCTTTTTTTCGTAATGCAAGTCTTGGTATTTCGCTTAAGCTTGGTAAGTTGgaaatgaattgaaaatgtgagtcTTTTGACAATGCTTCAGCTTAGTAAGTGAGAAATTAATGGAAAATGTTGCATTTTAGTATAGTTTTTAAGTTATTCAATGTGATTTAGGAACTTCATTGCATTGATCTACTAGTTCTCTATGAGTAATATTATTGAGATTGTATTTTAAGATTGAGATATCTTTGAATATTGTTGCTAAAGAATCTGAATGCACATACTATTAGAATACTTTGTTATCACAACAGGATTATTTGCTTTGTTAGTTGTAGCCGTCCAGGCTTAGattattttcaaaagtttgagaGTCATATTCTTGTTGTTGTTTTCAGCTAGACCTTTGAATTTATCTCTGAAACCCTAAACCGGCTTGGACCCAATATGATCGAACTTGTATTGACCTGGTATAAAAAAACCTCAGCCTCCCAAACCTTAAATGAAGACCTGGAGCAGAAataatccaaaaattttaaaactcgagTTGATCTAATCTAAAACAAATCTGATCCATTCAAAAATATGAGCAACATATTATTAATTTGATGACATATAGAGTATAAGCAACATGGTAAAGATCAAGCTGACAGCAGACCAGGATAATCCAAAAATATGAGGCATTAGCATATAGAAATCATGCTCATTCCTTGATGTtact contains:
- the LOC107951024 gene encoding light-inducible protein CPRF2, whose product is MHTEFSVDDFSDSFWAAPPGMSRSQSEWAFDNFIEEFSGSGGAIPVSRSDESVIGPSLAEPRPSVSKSEEADGEGDVLEIKRPGNQNHNSPPSDLAPTFSIDSDEYRAILKDKLHQACAAVALSRASSVKAEVFSAQAEDQALQSRSQIQGSSKAQGQGELDATPSEVLAMSTTQTKSKVQMRQTTSVSSGEDSDDDELRDTETTDNMDPADAKRARRMRSNRESARRSRRRKQAHMNELEAQVGQLRVEHSTLLKSLTDTNHKYDEAAVDNRILKADIETLRAKVKMAEETVKRVTGINFNSGLLSRHNVASVGMPFVSSPLETSSTAPVPLQPNTNQFFHQPVPLHHQRMENVFMGNTMVPPIVNSRTEGVKHVNETSALQHTPRSERVQDQIGPGVSQHMSGWEPQQHAAAKNKKQN